The stretch of DNA GAATGGATGACCACGAAGCGAAACAGAGTCTCTGCTGTCACCGCCATGATCGTTGAGCCTCTctctgttgtttcttcttcagcgGTTCAGATTCATCAATGGTGggaacaaaaccctaattcgttACTGTTAATGGATGAGACTGGTGGTGGTTACTCATTGGCTAGCTATTATACGTCTTTGGGTTTGTTTGTTATCTCTGTTCCAGGTCTTTGGTCTCTTATCAAGCGCTCTGTTAAATCAAAGGTTAGAACTTTACGAAttacaaacaaaaccctaaaatttcacCACaagtttctttggttttttattaAGCTTGAATCAAATGTGGGGATTGCAGATAGTGAGAAAGACGTTTGTTGTTACTGAAGTCAAGAAGGAACCAAAGCAAGTAGCTGGAGAGATTCTATCTTTCTTCACAAGGAAGAACTTTAACATTACTGATCGAGGAGAGACGATCACGTAAGCTACAAAAAGTTTTCTAATTTTCGATTGGGGTTTTTTTTCGTGTTTAGTTTGTGTTACTGACATTGTTGTTGGGATCCTGATTAAAAAAGGTTTGAAGGGAAGATGGTTCCAAGTAGAGGACAAGCTGCTCTGCTTACGTTTTGTACATGTATAAGCTTAGCAAGTGTTGGTCTTGTTCTAACCATTACAGTTCCTGATTTTGGAAACAATTGGTTCTTCATCATCCTTCTCAGTCCACTCGCGTAagccctctctctctctctgtctctctgagACTGTGTTTTTGTGAATGAAATGGTGatgattgtgtgtgtgtgttgcagAGGAGTGTATTACTGGAAGAAGGCGTCAAGGAAAGAGGAGATAAAGGTGAAGGTGATGGTGGGACCAAAAGGGAGATTGGATGAGATTGTGGTTCAAGGAGATGATGTTCAAGTTGAAGAGATGAGGAAGGAGCTTCAGTTTAGTGAGAAAGGCATGGTTTATGTCAAAGGTCTTTTTGAGAGATCATCATGATAACATTTTCACCTCCCAAATTTTGCCTTTTGGGGaatgtgtttgtttatatatgttttaagagATGAGATTTAATGACTTTTTAACTCATTTTCATAGTTTCATGTACTACTAAATGAATCAATTTGAATACAGGTGTCATTAGGATGTATCGTTGATAGTTCATTTGGTTGAGCAATTCTGTTCTTTGAatgaaattgagtttttttgttcCTGAGTTCGATTTTGGGTAGTAGTAgaaaagaacatgaatcaaagGATTTGGTCGGTTTGGACTGGTACCCTCCATGTCAAGAATTTTGTTGTTGAGCTCGAGTTCTCTATGAATGGTCCAAGCTTACTAAGAATCGGTAAGTATGATCTTCGTGAATGATAGGCAAGTCCAAGATTACACAAAGCCAAGGTTGTTCAGTATGTCCACCCGTGATCCTCGATCAAGTCTTCCACAAATTCATTTGTCATGGTTCCTCGTCATATACTCTACTTGGGGTTTTATTTGAAGAATTAGACAAATCAATTTGGGTTATTTTCCTTATTCACTTCTTAATTGGtacatattaataattaaattaatgtgaggtcaaataattattatttacttattataaaTAGAGTTATATAACCCTAAAATGACACAAtcttaagaaaagaagaagaaaaacaaaaatctgtaAGAAGGTGTCGCTGTCTTCAATGGGAGATAAAACTCTCTCTCCTCCTCTAATGACGAAGGTATTTTACGATTCCCCCCTCTTAAACCTTAACGAGTTAGTTTTAagatttaaacaaacaattgattgattttaatcaaattttttaaaaccacaAAGAAGTGGATAAACAAAAAAGCTTCACAGCCATTACTGACActgtggcttcttcttcttcttcttcttcttcttgttctgtctGAAACACACACTCTCCGATGAATTTGACAAGAGTAAACCTTTTCGATGTTCCTCTTAAACCAATTTTGCTTTCGCATCCTTCTTGTATTCTCGTTTCTAAACGTACGGTTCtgttcttctcttcctttttcgcaatctattttttttttttgtttatataatcatCATTGATTAATTGAAGGGATTGAGGATTTAGTGTTAGAAACTCATAACCTAGGTGAATTAGTGGGGAACTTGaattctgggttttttttttttttttttctttttctacccAATTGGGTTTTGTGATCAGAGCTCGTATCCATGAAACTGTAATCATCTTGGTCTGTACATGATAAGTGATGTAGCTTCTTACAATGAACTTAACCGGGCTCCAAAGGATTGTTAGAAAGTATAaatttttacaatttgtttGAAACTTGAGAGACCACACGCTAATTTGATTGATAAATAAAGTTCTTGAGCTTTGTTTATTGTCTCTTCTTGTTGCTTTGATTTCAGTGTTCTATGCAAGTTTCTCAGTATTCATCTCATCTCGGCGttaatttattgaaaatgtGGTTTGCAGGTTTTGTTACCAGAACCTCTACAggtgtttctccttcttctatcTTGCTTCCTAGATCAACTCAGTCACCTCAGATGATTGCTAAGAGTTCATCAGGTTTTTGCACTTATTGTGTTTCCacataatctgttttttttttgtctcttctaTTGAATTTTGGGGACTGAAATTCTTTACTATGTGGATTTCAGTGTCAGTACATCCGGTGTCTGAGGACGCTAAGGAGGCTTGTCAGTCCAATGACGTTAGTGGAGACTCAATACGGCGGCGTTTTCTTGAATTCTTTGCATCTCGTGGGCATAAAGTGCTTCCAAGTGCGTCTCTTGTACCAGAAGATCCTACTGTCTTATTAACAATTGCTGGAATGCTTCAGTTTAAGACTATCTTCCTTGGAAAGGTATAAACAACAGTTCAAGCCAAACCACTACTTTTTTTCCTGCATTTAGAGACTATTCCTTTAACATTGGTGGGACTTTTTGAAATGATGCAGGTACCTAGACAGGTTCCTTGTGCAACCACTGCGCAAAGGTGCATACGTACCAACGATTTGGAGAATGTTGGCAAAACGGCCAGGCATCATACTTTGTTTGAGATGCTTGGGAACTTTAGCTTTGGTGATTACTTCAAGAAAGAAGCGATAAGATGGGCATGGGAGCTATCAACTAAAGAGTTTGGGCTACCTGCTAATAGAGTTTGGGTTAGCATTTacgaagacgatgatgaagCTTTTGAAATTTGGAAGAATGATGTTGGTGTGCCTGTTGAGCAGATAAAGAGAATGGGTGAAGCTGACAACTTTTGGACCAGTGGACCAACTGGTCCTTGTGGTCCATGCTCAGAGTTATACTATGACTTCTATCCCGAGAGAGGTTatgatgaagatgttgatcTCGGGGATGATACCAGATTCATTGAGTTCTACAATTTGGTTTTCATGCAGTATAACAAGACGGAAGATGGATTGCTTGAGCCCTTGAAACAGAAGAACATAGACACTGGTCTTGGTCTAGAACGTATGGCTCAAATCCTTCAGAAGGTTCCAAACAACTACGAGACAGATTTAATATATCCGATCATTGCGAAGATCTCAGAGTTGGCGAATATCTCATACGACTCTGCAAATGACAAGGCAAAGACGAGTCTAAAAGTAATTGCAGATCACATGCGTGCAGTTGTCTATCTCATATCAGACGGTGTTTCGCCTTCAAACATTGGCAGAGGTTATGTAGTAAGGAGACTAATAAGAAGGGCAGTTCGGAAGGGGAAGTCTCTCGGAATAAATGGGGATAGAAATGGTAATCCAAAGGGAGCGTTTTTGCCAACAGTTGCTGAAAAGGTGATAGAATTGAGCACATATATTGACTCAGATGTAAAACTAAAGGCTCCACGCATCATTGAGGAGATTAGACAAGAGGAACTTCACTTTAAGAAAACTTTGGAAAGAGGAGAAAAGTTACTTGACCAAAAGCTTAACGATGCCCTGTCAGTTGCTGATAAAACTAAGAATAAACCTTATCTAGATGGGAAAGATGCGTTTCTTTTGTATGACACATATGGCTTCCCTGTGGAGATAACAGCAGAAGTTGCTGAAGAACGTGGAGTCAGTATAGATATGAAAGGTTTTGAAGTGGAAATGGAGAATCAAAGGCGTCAATCTCAAGCTGCTCACAATGTTGTAAAACTGACAGTTGAAGACGATGCTGACATCACGAAAAATATTGCAGACACTGAGTTCCTTGGATATGACAGTCTCTCTGCTCGTGCTGTTGTAAAAAGTCTTTTGGTGAATGGGAAGCCTGTGATAAGGGTCTCTGAAGGCAGTGATGTAGAGATTTTGCTGGACAGAACTCCATTCTATGCTGAATCAGGAGGTCAAATTGCTGATCATGGTTTTCTTTATGTTAGCAGTGATGGGAACCAAGAGAAAGCTGTTGTTGAGGTAAGTGATGTGCAGAAGTCTCTTAAAATTTTTGTTCACAAGGGCATTGTAAAAAGTGGAGCTCTGGAAGTTGGCAAGGAGGTGGAAGCAGCGGTAGATGCAGACTTACGGCAACGAGCGAAGGTACCTTTAAaagtcattttacatttcaataTCCCCAACTACCTCTTTCCTTTTCAAATTCTTGATCCTTTTTGTTAACTTTCCAGGTTCACCATACGGCCACCCATTTGCTGCAATCCGCACTTAAGAAAGTAATAGGACAAGAAACATCACAGGCTGGTTCATTAGTAGCTTTTGACCGCCTCAGATTCGATTTCAATTTTAATCGCTCCCTGCATGCTAACGAGCTTGAGGAAATCGAATGCCTCATCAATAAGTGGATTGGGGATGCTACACGTCTTGAAACAAAGGTCCTTCCTCTTGCTGATGCAAAACAAGCTGGAGCAATTGCAATGTTTGGGgaaaaatatgatgaaaatgAGGTAAGAGAGTTGTGAAGCCTGAATTATGAGAACCACATTAGTGTATAAATTGTTACAGTTTGGTTATAAGTTGATTTGGCTTGACCAATAGAACCTTTACATTAATCACAGGTTCGTGTAGTAGAAGTCCCTGGTGTCTCCATGGAACTTTGCGGTGGCACTCATGTTGGCAATACTGCAGAGATACGAGCCTTCAAGATTATCTCAGAACAGGGCATTGCATCTGGAATCAGACGTATTGAAGCGGTTGCGGGTGAAGCATTCATTGAATACATAAACTCACGAGATTCTCAAATGACACGTCTATGCTCGACTCTCAAGGTATGCCGCTTCTAGAGAGTTTTCCTTTCTCCGAATAATTATTATCACATTTGCTTCTTTTGTCAACCAATATCATATTTGATGCTTTCAAGGGTAGTAGTTACTTTTGACATATAGAATTGTCTTGTGGTCTAATCTGAAGGTGAAAGCAGAGGATGTTACAAGCAGAGTGGAGAATCTTCTAGAGGAACTCCGTGCTGCTAGAAAAGAAGCCTCAGACTTGCGTTCAAAAGCAGCGGTCTATAAAGCATCTGTCATATCGAACAAAGCATTTACAGTAGGAACTTCACAGGCTATAAGGTAACAAAatctattgttttcttttataaatgatttgtatGATAATTATGCTCAGAGAATTTGACACATGATCTAACGTTATAATATCAACTAAAGTTCTTCCTGTGAATGTTTTAATTTCTTCAGAGTGCTCGTTGAGTCGATGGATGACACTGATGCTGACTCATTAAAGAGTGCAGCTGAGCATTTGGTAAGCACATTGGAAGATCCAGTAGCTGTGGTACTAGGATCATCTCCAGAAAAAGACAAGGTTAGTTTAGTTGCTGCATTTAGTCCCGGAGTAGTCTCTCTAGGAGTTCAAGCAGGGAGATTCATTGGCCCCATAGCTAAGCTGTGTggcggaggaggtggtggaAAGCCCAATTTCGCTCAAGCAGGCGGCAGAAAGCCTGAAAATCTCCCAAGTGCTTTAGAGAAAGCTCGGGAAGATCTCATAGCAACACTATCCGAAAAGCTAAATTGAAGAACaaattcagaaaaagaaaactatttatGCAACAAGATTGTACAGGGAGAAGGAAGAGCACATTGCTTGATTCTAGAAAACTGAATCAGATGTATAGATGGATGGATATGATAAGAAAAGGTCTTTGATTTGTCTAGACGAATTACTTAATTGGTTTTGGATCATTAGTCAATAAGATGTTGAGTAGGTTGCTATTGAAGTGGTTTCCTGTTGTGCCTCCGTTAACCCTGAAGAGGAAGTTTTACCTTGTCGCTCGGTGCATCACTGAAACACTGTGATGTAGTGAGAAGTTCTTGAGGGTCTCCAACTTCAGTAAACCACTTAGTTCCAACTTCGTTTTATTGGTTAGTTCGTCAGGTAACATAAGATATCTCaggttcttcatcttctttgagaCATTTGGTACCACTGTCTCgtaaatctctaaatccaaaaaaaaccaaCAGCACTAGATTCCCCATAGAAGACGGCAACACAAACAAGTTTGTCTCTTTCAAACACAATTACCTCAAGTGGATGAGCTAAGGTAACTTGCGTCTTCTAAATTGAGCTCCAAAGAGATCCAAGACTCTAAGTGATCTTAAACCTCGAAAACTTGCTGTTGATAATATTCAAGGACTGAAATATCTAGTGATATACAAAAGGTACCGGTCCTTGCTTTGGGGTTTCGAATCTGTCCCTGCTGAAATATACTAGGTTCATTTTCGTCATCCAAATGTACAGCGAGTCTGCGTGATCTGTTGGTGGACACAGCAGGTGATGGAGCGTTAGTAGCATTCGTGACAAGGCTATGAGCATTGAAAAATTGTATGAAATTCTCTTCTTTGGCTTTAAATAAACAGACTTCTCTAACAGTGTCATGCAGACGACAAGATTCAATTCTTGATGTCACAGTGTTCCTCTTCCCCACTAATATCCATACTCCTTTAGTCCTTTTAACCAACTCCTCCAAATAATCCTCAGCTACATCTACAATAGTAGTCTCTTCATTATGCACCATCACTATTCCTTCTGCGACCCTGTAATTGAACAATGTGTCTGTTTGTATCTCATAATCTTCCGGGAAATGGGCAAGctaaagaaaacagaaaacagtGCTTCAAATGACAAGGTAAATCTTCATAACTCAAAGATAACACATTTGAGTATCCATTTTCACCAATCTCTCCTACAATATGAGATCCAATATTGTTGTGTACCTTTCTCCACCCGGAAGCAGTACGTTTTAAAGCTAATGGTAACCCTCCACAATGTTTGAGCATTTGTTGAATCTCTTCCAATAAATCATCGACCTGGATTCTTCCAACATTTTCTACATATAAGCTCCCAAACTGCACTGCTCCAAATGTCATCAAGGACAATCAAACATTTCTCGGTTTCAAGTAGCTTAAACAGCTCATCTTGCAGTCCAGACACTGTCATCTCCAAAATCCTCGGTTCCTCATTTTTCGGCCTAATGCTCTATAACATCACCCGCCACACATGCTTTTTACACTCCTGTGAAACAAACACCAAAGCGAATCCACTGAAATGACGCTGCACCGTCTCATGATGAAAAAATTGTCTAGCTAGAGTGGTTTTCCCAACACCATCATCCCATACAATATGACTCACTAGTAGATGTAGTGATGTTAAAATGGGACTACCCTGTCCATTTAGACCCTGCCCATTTAAATCCTGCCCGTTTAGGACCCGTTTATATCTTGCCGTTTATACCCTGGCCGTTTAGACTCTGTACCCGTTTAGACTCTGCCCATTTATTTGGCCCATTTAGACCCATTCagatgaatttttttgttttttaaaaaaaaaaaaaaactaaagattgTATAACttgtatatttaatattaatgatatatgAATAAAAGTATAATAGAGATtagaaataatcaaaatattttagaataacaTAAGTTCTCTAAACAAACTTAACATGATAATCtcataatttctaatttcaaaatgcaaaaataataaaagtactACTACATAGATAAATTTTCTGATCATAAGGCAACAGAGAACCATAAACAATAGAACCAATATATATTCAAAGCTCTTACAAGCATCTCATATGTGGAGTTCCATCTGGTAGAAACATCAAGTGATAACCCTGCTCCACTCTTAATCTTTACTCTCTCAACACATGCAGCAAAAACATCTTTCCTCTTTGGAGATGCTTTAACATATATCACATTCTCTCTGATGTTGTGCAGAACATCTTTTGCTAGATCTAAACCTTTCTTCACTATCAGATTCATAATATGGGCACAGCATCTAACATGCATAAATTTCCCATCACATAATAAACCACTACCACTAATCATATGAAGTTGACCCTTGAGAATGTTCAACAtactgttgttgtttgttgcatTATCTAAGGTAATAGAAAACATCTTTTTCTCCAATCCCCATTCTTTCATACATTCCAGAATCTTGTTAGAGATTTCTTCACCAGTGTAAAGAGATTTAAGTTCGcataaaaccaaaatcttgCTATTCAAGTGCCAGTTTTCATCAATGTAGTGTGCAGTAGATGTATAAACTtatcaaatgaaatatttataaacttaGTGAGattaatatgaattatattatgtatcccaataaaaaaactaatgatcTATTTCCAATAGAAAAAGTTTAGATttcttttgtgtatatatatattattttcattttatgtattttaatatttaaaagtaataaaaaattaacttaatGATAGAGCTAGTTGTgattggatgtttaaaatcctatgtggattTCTGTTGTTTCctttattatttgtattttttataattatatcaatattgaaatttaataatattttaaaatattaattagatatttaaGATCATTACAAATAGATGTGGTAAACTCATAAAATAGACTATAAAAAATTAGTGAGACTAATAATGCttgattaatttatgtattCTAGTTTACACTTATCTTATATccatatgttatttttttctttattttctttttataaataccTTAATACTGTATAcaactatattatttacatatgctgtttctttccttttcataaatattttaatgtaaaaaattatgaagatttagaaaatattatctaaTCTCATTAGTTGTTTCAAATCTCATGTGGGCAACCTTAGAACACTTTCATCGCAAAACCCATCAAgagtttctcaaaaaaaaaatattttaactatataaatatattttaattgttttttaataagtGAATCATTACTGAAATGAAAACTGTCAATTTATGTTGACAACcatctctccctttctctccatttttttttatatgattttaataacACATATCTAGTTATATATGTGGATGGAGATGAGATGCTCGCTTATTTCTAACAAATCACTTTGTAAATGAtggtattaaaataaaactaatactGATAATGACAAAATAGAAACTGATTTTAGTGGGTTAAAAAtacaagttttaatttttcacaAACTTGAGATGGAAGCCCAGAAATACTGGCTTTACGAGATTGGTTTATTATGGGTAAGATTATAttgttttactagttttttcGTTGTGTTGGTTTAATAGTTTGTACATAAGGATTTCTATTGTGTTCAAACACTTCACAAATGCtgatacatattttaaattaaataaaaaagctaTATACATAAGGAAATCATAGtatgttcatatatattaatatattagaaagaataaaaatcaaatgaTGTCGAAACACATGCAATTGGTAGTagaataatttgttttgaaaatttgggAGTAAAGAGGAGTTGAAGGCTTCAAGCATTTTCTaactcattcatttttttttttagtgaatgCAAACTGTGTACAATCATTTTATACAGTGTTTCgacataaatttatatagtcATACTGTGTTTCACTTTCATGTATGGTATTCGAGTGTCAACGTCAAGCTTGTAACTAGGCACCATTCGAAATGTGATAGTTTTTTTCTACTAAACTTGAACTTTTACTTATGTCTTTAATTAACAGTTCATGCATAACGTAACATGTGGTGTAATTTGGACCTACAAATGTATTTAAATTAAGAATGGGCTTTTACTCTAGATGGATTGGGCTCAAGCATTATTACCCGATCCATGATAAATTAATGAATTCCTATATCTGACCTTTAAATACGATCAAAGAAACTTAAATAATACATCTACTCtatgtacttaaaaaaagaaaacaaaagaatcattaGCAATCATTCGAATTGATTTGGCTTACAATATAATTTGTcatcaaaacaattaaacaacaacaatggacCATTTTATCACTTCTCCTACAAGCAACTCTACACTATTTCAATTTAACGTTAATATATTGTCTCTTATTGGTTAGGAAGTGGATAAGATAAagtctaataaaaattaaagtattattAATACCACAATTAAGTTAagaccaaaaatatattaaatttaagtgATAGtgattactctttttttttttttttttttNCTTCTTCGTCTTCTACAATATGTATAAcactcgtctctctctcttctacacATTGTTCTTCACGATCCTCactgtaatcttcttcttcttcttctcctgagAGCTCTCCCTTCTATGGCGGTCaaatgtttcttctctttctatcTGATTCTAGCGGCGGTTGTAATCGGCGCCGTCAACTCCGAGTACATAGAGTACAACACAAAACCGAGAATCGTACCTGAAAAAATCAATGTTCACTTAGTTCCTCACTCACACGACGACGTTGGTTGGCTTAAGACCGTTGATCAGTACTACGTCGGTTCTAATAACTCCATTAGGGTAACTTTATTCACATCTCTCGCACTCTCTTTCCATGGATTCtgcgaattttttttttttagggatttgattttgtttttgaatttgatttttgaacCAGGGAGCTTGTGTACAGAACGTGTTGGATTCTGTAATCGCTTCGTTGCTTGATGATGAAAATAGAAAGTTTATTTATGTTGAGATTGTAAGATTCAGAAATATACCAAATgcggagatttttttttgggtttttaaaagtcttgctTAGTTGAATGGTGTGTATTTGTAGGCGTTTTTTGAAAGATGGTGGAGGCAACAAAGCAAAGCTAAAAAAGTTAAAGTCAAGAAGCTTGTTGACTCTGGTCAACTAGAGTTCATgttagtttgattttgattttacttttttttttggatgtatGTATCTGTTGTTCTGTTGTGTTGATGTgtgtgtttatttatatatagaaatggtGGAATGTGTATGCATGATGAGGCGACTCCACATTATATTGATATGATTGATCAGACTACATTAGGCCATCAGTTTATTAAATCTGAGTTTGGTCAGGTTCCTAGAGTTGGTTGGCAGATTGATCCCTTTGGACATTCTGCAGTGCAAGCTTACTTACTTGGAGCTGAGGTATTATATTTACATTTGTTTGGTTTCGTTAGCTTCAGTATGTGAATGATTAGCCTATTTATCAGCTTTAAGTTAATTTTGACTGGACAACCCATTTGGTTTCTTCTACAGTTTGGCTTTGACTCGCTGTTTTTCGCTAGAATTGACTACCAAGACCGTGCAAAGAGATTAAGAGAGAAAACACTTGAGGTTATTTGGCAAGGTTCTAAGTCCCTTGGTTCGTCTTCACAGGTTAAAACCAACAAATTGCTCTGCTCACAGTCTTGTTCTGTTGTTTCCATTGTTTAGCTGGATTTGTGTCATTGCTGTTTGATGTTACTTGTAGATATTCACCGGTGTATTCCCAAGACATTACGACCCTCCTGATGGTTTCACATTTGAAATAAATGATGTATCAGCGCCAGTCCAGGTAAAAGCAGTTGAACATGCTGTGCTGTATTTGAACCCAGCTTGAACGTGCACTGATGAAGAATGTTGAATATAGGATGATCCTCTCCTTTTTGACTACAATGTTCAAGAGCGAGTCAACGACTTTGTAGCTGCAGCCCTTGCACAGGTAAGATCatactgtttttttcttgaaatcaaCAACAATATAAGAAACTTCACTAGGATATATTGTAGAATTTAACTTAGATTTCTCTTTTCAAGGTCAATGTAACCAGGACAAACCATATCATGTGGTTAATGGGAACTGACTTCCGTTACCAGTATGCATATTCATGGTTCAGACAGATGGACAAGTTTATACATTATGTTAACAAGGTAAAACTGATAATTTATATACTAGCAAATTCATATCAGTGGGATTTTACTATCGTCAATGTAAAAGATACCAATCTTTATCCCTTGTCGTCTGCACAATCCAGGATGGGCGTCTCAATGTTCTTTATTCAACACCATCTATTTACACCGATGCAAAATATGCAGCAAACGAATCCTGGCCCCTAAAGACTGATGATTTCTTCCCGTGAGTTTGATAGCTCGAGTTTTACTTTCTACAAATGCAAATACGtgttgattaaataaataatatatgcaCTTGTGCCAGGTATGCGGACAAACCTAATGCATACTGGACAGGGTACTTTACGAGCAGGCCAGCCTTTAAGAAATACGTGAGGGATTTAAGTGGTTACTATCTGGTATGGCCTGATAATTTTTCTAACATTCATAGATTTGTAGTGTCATTTTGCTTCATTCTTACATGGtcttttatgttttcaaacAGGCAGCTCGACAATTGGAATTCTTGAGAGGTAGGAATAGTTCAGGACCAACAACTGATATGCTAGCCGATGCTTTGGCAATTGCTCAACACCATGATGCAGTTAGTGGTACACAAAGACAACACGTGGCTGCAGATTATGCTCTTAGACTCTCAATGGGTTACCTTCAGGTGTTTCTTTAGTTACGCATCTCATGTGTTGTTCAtgcaatttttatttctcttgttGGTGCATCAGTTTAAGAACTTCTCTTTGATCATTACTAGGCCGAGAAGTTGGTTGcctcttctctttcctttttatCAGCAGCAAAATcaagtactgaagggaagaatACTGGCACAAAATTTCAGCAGGTATTGTGCTTGTTTAAGATATTTCTAGGATTCCTATAATATGTGGCCGTGTACGTTG from Camelina sativa cultivar DH55 chromosome 9, Cs, whole genome shotgun sequence encodes:
- the LOC104710473 gene encoding protein COFACTOR ASSEMBLY OF COMPLEX C SUBUNIT B CCB1, chloroplastic-like, with the protein product MATKLITPPLSCPWVTSREVTIKGLPRRRREWMTTKRNRVSAVTAMIVEPLSVVSSSAVQIHQWWEQNPNSLLLMDETGGGYSLASYYTSLGLFVISVPGLWSLIKRSVKSKIVRKTFVVTEVKKEPKQVAGEILSFFTRKNFNITDRGETITFEGKMVPSRGQAALLTFCTCISLASVGLVLTITVPDFGNNWFFIILLSPLAGVYYWKKASRKEEIKVKVMVGPKGRLDEIVVQGDDVQVEEMRKELQFSEKGMVYVKGLFERSS
- the LOC104710472 gene encoding alanine--tRNA ligase, chloroplastic/mitochondrial-like isoform X1, whose protein sequence is MNLTRVNLFDVPLKPILLSHPSCILVSKRFVTRTSTGVSPSSILLPRSTQSPQMIAKSSSVSVHPVSEDAKEACQSNDVSGDSIRRRFLEFFASRGHKVLPSASLVPEDPTVLLTIAGMLQFKTIFLGKVPRQVPCATTAQRCIRTNDLENVGKTARHHTLFEMLGNFSFGDYFKKEAIRWAWELSTKEFGLPANRVWVSIYEDDDEAFEIWKNDVGVPVEQIKRMGEADNFWTSGPTGPCGPCSELYYDFYPERGYDEDVDLGDDTRFIEFYNLVFMQYNKTEDGLLEPLKQKNIDTGLGLERMAQILQKVPNNYETDLIYPIIAKISELANISYDSANDKAKTSLKVIADHMRAVVYLISDGVSPSNIGRGYVVRRLIRRAVRKGKSLGINGDRNGNPKGAFLPTVAEKVIELSTYIDSDVKLKAPRIIEEIRQEELHFKKTLERGEKLLDQKLNDALSVADKTKNKPYLDGKDAFLLYDTYGFPVEITAEVAEERGVSIDMKGFEVEMENQRRQSQAAHNVVKLTVEDDADITKNIADTEFLGYDSLSARAVVKSLLVNGKPVIRVSEGSDVEILLDRTPFYAESGGQIADHGFLYVSSDGNQEKAVVEVSDVQKSLKIFVHKGIVKSGALEVGKEVEAAVDADLRQRAKVHHTATHLLQSALKKVIGQETSQAGSLVAFDRLRFDFNFNRSLHANELEEIECLINKWIGDATRLETKVLPLADAKQAGAIAMFGEKYDENEVRVVEVPGVSMELCGGTHVGNTAEIRAFKIISEQGIASGIRRIEAVAGEAFIEYINSRDSQMTRLCSTLKVKAEDVTSRVENLLEELRAARKEASDLRSKAAVYKASVISNKAFTVGTSQAIRVLVESMDDTDADSLKSAAEHLVSTLEDPVAVVLGSSPEKDKVSLVAAFSPGVVSLGVQAGRFIGPIAKLCGGGGGGKPNFAQAGGRKPENLPSALEKAREDLIATLSEKLN
- the LOC104710472 gene encoding alanine--tRNA ligase, chloroplastic/mitochondrial-like isoform X2 translates to MIAKSSSVSVHPVSEDAKEACQSNDVSGDSIRRRFLEFFASRGHKVLPSASLVPEDPTVLLTIAGMLQFKTIFLGKVPRQVPCATTAQRCIRTNDLENVGKTARHHTLFEMLGNFSFGDYFKKEAIRWAWELSTKEFGLPANRVWVSIYEDDDEAFEIWKNDVGVPVEQIKRMGEADNFWTSGPTGPCGPCSELYYDFYPERGYDEDVDLGDDTRFIEFYNLVFMQYNKTEDGLLEPLKQKNIDTGLGLERMAQILQKVPNNYETDLIYPIIAKISELANISYDSANDKAKTSLKVIADHMRAVVYLISDGVSPSNIGRGYVVRRLIRRAVRKGKSLGINGDRNGNPKGAFLPTVAEKVIELSTYIDSDVKLKAPRIIEEIRQEELHFKKTLERGEKLLDQKLNDALSVADKTKNKPYLDGKDAFLLYDTYGFPVEITAEVAEERGVSIDMKGFEVEMENQRRQSQAAHNVVKLTVEDDADITKNIADTEFLGYDSLSARAVVKSLLVNGKPVIRVSEGSDVEILLDRTPFYAESGGQIADHGFLYVSSDGNQEKAVVEVSDVQKSLKIFVHKGIVKSGALEVGKEVEAAVDADLRQRAKVHHTATHLLQSALKKVIGQETSQAGSLVAFDRLRFDFNFNRSLHANELEEIECLINKWIGDATRLETKVLPLADAKQAGAIAMFGEKYDENEVRVVEVPGVSMELCGGTHVGNTAEIRAFKIISEQGIASGIRRIEAVAGEAFIEYINSRDSQMTRLCSTLKVKAEDVTSRVENLLEELRAARKEASDLRSKAAVYKASVISNKAFTVGTSQAIRVLVESMDDTDADSLKSAAEHLVSTLEDPVAVVLGSSPEKDKVSLVAAFSPGVVSLGVQAGRFIGPIAKLCGGGGGGKPNFAQAGGRKPENLPSALEKAREDLIATLSEKLN